A single Anopheles maculipalpis chromosome 3RL, idAnoMacuDA_375_x, whole genome shotgun sequence DNA region contains:
- the LOC126563083 gene encoding regulator of G-protein signaling 20 produces MAEKWRLAIGKIRKGLAIKNAEDNGPTKKDQASSDTLFDGEQPTLEEIRSWGKSFDKLMRSPSGRKAFREFLRCEYSEENILFWLACEELKKETNPEAIEEKARFIYEDYISILSPKEVSLDSRVREIVNRNMVEPTPHTFDEAQLQIYTLMHRDSYPRFINSPQFKTLAQIPEGVSASGSTAESPSN; encoded by the exons ATGGCCGAAAAATGGCGCTTGGCGATTGGAAAAATTCGAAAGGG TTTGGCTATAAAAAATGCAGAAGACAATGGGCCTACGAAAAAAGACCAAGCTAGTTCCGATACCCTATTCGATGGTGAACA ACCAACGCTAGAGGAGATCCGTAGCTGGGGCAAAAGCTTCGACAAACTAATGCGAAGCCCCAGCGGGCGAAAAGCGTTCCGGGAGTTTCTGCGCTGCGAGTACAGCGAGGAAAACATACTCTTCTGGCTGGCCTGCGAAGAGCTGAAAAAGGAGACGAACCCGGAAGCGATAGAGGAGAAAGCTAGGTTTATTTATGAAGACTATATCTCGATTTTATCGCCGAAAGAG GTATCGTTAGATTCGCGTGTAAGGGAAATAGTTAATAGAAATATGGTGGAACCAACGCCGCACACGTTCGACGAAGCTCAACTACAAATTTATACACTTATGCATAGAGATTCGTATCCGAG atttataAATTCCCCGCAATTCAAAACACTGGCCCAAATTCCAGAGGGAGTGTCGGCGTCCGGTTCGACGGCAGAAAGTCCCAGCAATTAG
- the LOC126561021 gene encoding mismatch repair endonuclease PMS2 produces MAEEAESTMLPATTAESTKINAIDKDTVHRICSGQVVLNLAIAVKELIENSLDAGATLIEVKLRGCGADLLEVSDNGSGVEEKNFEGLTAKYHTSKLKEFTDLESIETFGFRGEALSSLCALSDMIITTRHTTAPHATKLTLNHNGQIKTRAPCARPIGTTVSLTNLFATLPVRKKEFQRNIKREFQRMCQILQAYCLVSVGVRIICTNQTAKGAHSVIMSTQGSMHVLDNITALFGTKQTAELMQLVQSIGSNGKIQDLESSDFEDSFALTQEEVDNFNLSRYKIEGYISSCAHGSGRSSKDRQFFFINSRPCEPKQISKLVNDAYHRYNVHQQPFVYLNLMMDRSEVDVNLTPDKRQVLVNNEKILMLAIKKSIKKTFDSVPSSFKLQNQNPSKTSRLLNISFPSDKDDDDEEENGGSVELNVSVTDKCSAADMVFKFQPPKASTSFGCGKRKRSSTTNGGLQKMINFLNVTKNASQSNGADSSFDEEEMMPSAKQTKHEENPYDLTILKEPDTADKKEMENDDGKESLKIIRCTNRTSPEPESIEMAPITPKATTSSQESVTDLVSLLSCKSEGSDSGESSSQSEMDGVKIKRESSSESFLSLSQFAAPIKRELSDHSVASSISTGQTILIDDALSDDAEDEMLHRNHQQLSITLDSLEQLIEREQSLQLARSAQQSTLTRLRFKSKINPTSNKDAESELRTEIAKRDFEAMEIVGQFNLGFIIVRLHDDLFLVDQHASDEKYNFEDLQRTTVLQNQRLVVPQPLELTAVNEMVLIDNLDIFEMNGFKFEVDGAAPTTRKVRLLAKPYSRNWEFGKEDIDELIFMLQDAPNTVCRPSRVRAMFASRACRKSVMIGRALSVREMERLIRHMGEIEQPWNCPHGRPTMRHLVNLAMISQIDRGNDAVSNPIKHENPGEEEEHNACE; encoded by the exons ATGGCAGAGGAAGCGGAATCAACGATGCTACCAGCGACAACAGCTGAATCGACCAAAATAAATGCTATCGACAAGGATACGGTTCATCGCATCTGTTCCGGGCAG GTGGTACTTAACTTAGCAATAGCGGTAAAAGAATTGATTGAAAACTCACTCGATGCTGGCGCAACGCTCATTGAGGTGAAGCTCCGTGGCTGTGGTGCCGATTTGCTCGAAGTGTCCGACAACGGTAGCGgtgtggaggaaaaaaatttcGAAGGATTAA CGGCCAAATATCATACCTCCAAGCTGAAGGAATTCACCGATCTGGAATCGATCGAAACGTTTGGCTTTCGGGGCGAAGCGCTCAGCTCACTGTGCGCCCTTTCCGATATGATAATCACAACACGCCACACTACAGCACCACACGCCACGAAGCTAACGCTGAACCACAATGGACAGATTAAAACCCGTGCACCCTGTGCCCGACCAATCGGTACGACGGTCAGTCTAACGAATCTTTTCGCGACCCTGCCAGTACGGAAGAAAGAGTTTCAGCGTAACATTAAGCGAGAATTTCAACGCATGTGTCAGATACTGCAGGCGTACTGTCTCGTATCGGTTGGGGTGCGTATAATCTGCACCAACCAAACGGCCAAAGGTGCCCATTCGGTAATTATGAGTACGCAAGGTTCAATGCACGTGCTGGACAATATAACAGCCCTGTTCGGTACGAAGCAAACGGCAGAGTTGATGCAACTGGTACAATCGATCGGTAGCAATGGTAAAATACAGGATCTGGAATCGAGTGACTTTGAGGACAGTTTTGCACTAACGCAGGAAGAAGTGGACAATTTTAATCTATCGCGGTACAAAATTGAAGGCTACATTTCGAGCTGTGCGCATGGGTCGGGCCGTAGCAGCAAGGATCGGCAGTTTTTCTTCATCAATTCAAGACCCTGTGAACCGAAGCAGATCAGCAAGCTGGTCAACGATGCGTACCACCGGTACAACGTACATCAGCAACCGTTCGTGTACCTTAACTTAATGATGGACCGTTCGGAGGTGGACGTAAATCTAACGCCCGACAAGCGCCAGGTGCTGGTGAACAATGAAAAAATTCTCATGCTGGCCATAAAGAAATCGATCAAGAAAACGTTCGACAGTGTACCGTCGTCGTTTAAGCTGCAGAATCAGAATCCAAGCAAAACGAGCCGGCTGCTTAATATATCGTTTCCTTCGGACaaagatgatgacgatgaggagGAGAATGGTGGTAGCGTGGAGCTAAATGTAAGCGTGACGGATAAATGCTCTGCTGCAGATATGGTGTTTAAGTTTCAACCTCCAAAAGCATCAACTAGCTTcggctgtgggaaacgaaaacgaagctCAACCACAAACGGAGGACTacagaaaatgataaattttctaaatgtTACGAAAAATGCTTCTCAAAGCAATGGGGCGGACAGTTCGTTCGATGAGGAAGAGATGATGCCTTCAGCGAAACAGACGAAACATGAAGAAAATCCGTACGATTTGACTATCCTGAAGGAACCGGACACAGCTGACAAAAAAGAGATGGAAAATGATGATGGCAAAGAGTCGCTTAAGATCATACGATGCACGAACCGTACATCGCCAGAACCTGAGAGTATTGAAATGGCGCCGATTACCCCGAAAGCAACCACATCCTCGCAGGAATCTGTTACCGATTTAGTTTCGTTGCTGAGCTGTAAATCAGAAGGCAGCGATTCTGGCGAATCGTCATCACAATCCGAAATGGATGGTGTGAAAATTAAACGCGAATCGAGCTCAGAATCGTTCCTTTCCCTCAGCCAGTTTGCTGCTCCGATCAAGCGCGAGCTAAGCGATCATAGTGTGGCGTCATCCATTTCCACCGGCCAAACGATCTTGATTGATGATGCATTGTCCGACGACGCTGAGGATGAGATGCTCCATCGTAATCACCAGCAACTATCGATCACTCTGGATTCTCTCGAACAGCTCATCGAACGTGAACAATCCCTACAGTTGGCCCGTTCCGCTCAGCAAAGCACACTGACACGGTTGCGCTTTAAGAGCAAAATCAATCCCACCAGCAATAAGGATGCCGAAAGTGAACTACGAACCGAAATAGCAAAGCGTGACTTTGAGGCGATGGAAATCGTGGGCCAATTTAATCTTGGCTTCATCATCGTCCGACTCCACGACGATCTGTTCCTGGTCGATCAGCACGCATCGGACGAGAAGTACAACTTCGAGGATCTGCAGCGTACGACGGTGCTACAGAACCAACGGTTGGTTGTACCGCAGCCGCTCGAGCTGACGGCGGTAAACGAAATGGTGCTGATCGATAAtttggatatttttgaaatgaatGGCTTTAAGTTCGAGGTGGATGGTGCGGCACCGACCACGAGAAAGGTACGGTTATTGGCGAAACCGTACAGCCGGAACTGGGAATTTGGCAAGGAAGATATCGACGAGCTGATCTTTATGCTGCAGGACGCGCCGAACACGGTATGTCGACCATCACGTGTAAGGGCAATGTTTGCTTCCCGCGCGTGCCGAAAGTCGGTCATGATTGGGCGAGCACTGTCGGTGCGTGAGATGGAACGGCTTATCCGGCATATGGGAGAGATCGAGCAACCGTGG AATTGTCCACACGGTCGTCCAACGATGCGCCATCTAGTGAACCTAGCGATGATTAGTCAAATCGATCGTGGAAACGATGCTGTATCGAATCCGATCAAACATGAGAATCCCGGTGAGGAAGAGGAGCATAATGCGTGTGAATAA
- the LOC126562218 gene encoding glutamate-rich WD repeat-containing protein 1, with product MSEADEQMEVAEDQNIEDAVLENASDGDDDDDVDGTGQQENGGKAKVYLPGGKMSHDEELVCDESAYIMLHQAQTGAPCLSFDIVSDPLGDDRETFPLTAYLVSGTQAARTHVNSVIVMKMSNLTRTSKPSDGDESDEDEAVSDDEDVEEDATPVLSSVMIKHPGCVNRLRVTTFGNAQYVASWSEMGRVHIYNINEQLAALDDSQARKTYQANKTGDGVKPDYTFSGHQKEGFALDWCTTKRGMLATGDCRRDIHIWRPNDKGSWNVDQRPLVGHTDSVEDIQWSPNEGDVLASCSVDKSIRIWDCRAAPSKACMLTAENAHESDVNVISWNHNEPLIASGGDDGVLHIWDLRQFQSKTPVATFKHHTDHITTVEWHPKESTILASGGDDDQIALWDLSVEKDDADDTANDDPNLKDLPPQLLFIHQGQSEIKELHWHPQLKGVILSTAHTGFNVFRTISV from the exons ATGTCGGAAGCCGATGAGCAGATGGAGGTAGCCGAGGATCAAAACATCGAGGATGCTGTGCTGGAAAATGCGAGCGATggagacgatgatgatgacgtcgATGGAACCGGCCAGCAGGAGAACGGTGGCAAGGCAAAGGTTTACTTGCCCGGTGGAAAAATGTCCCACGACGAAGAGCTGGTGTGTGATGAGTCGGCGTACATAATGCTGCACCAGGCACAAACCGGTGCACCGTGCCTTAGCTTCGACATCGTGAGCGATCCGCTCGGTGACGACCGGGAAACATTTCCACTAACGGCGTACCTAGTGTCCGGTACACAGGCAGCCCGTACGCACGTGAACAGTGTGATTGTGATGAAGATGTCCAATCTTACGCGAACATCCAAACCTTCCGATGGTGATGAATCGGACGAGGATGAAGCGGTTAGCGATGATGAGGACGTGGAGGAAGATGCAACGCCCGTGCTGAGCAGTGTGATGATCAAACATCCCGGGTGTGTGAATCGGTTACGGGTGACCACGTTCGGTAATGCGCAGTACGTGGCCTCCTGGAGCGAGATGGGCCGGGTACACATTTACAACATCAACGAACAGTTGGCGGCACTCGATGATAGCCAGGCACGGAAGACGTACCAAGCGAACAAGACCGGTGATGGGGTGAAACCGGACTACACGTTTTCCGGCCATCAGAAGGAAGGTTTCGCGCTTGATTGGTGTACGACGAAACGGGGCATGCTGGCGACGGGTGACTGTCGGCGCGATATACACATCTGGCGCCCGAACGATAAGGGTTCGTGGAACGTTGATCAGCGACCGTTGGTGGGCCACACGGACTCGGTCGAGGACATCCAGTGGAGTCCGAACGAAGGGGACGTGCTAGCATCGTGCTCGGTGGATAAATCGATCCGCATCTGGGACTGTCGGGCAGCACCGTCGAAGGCGTGCATGCTAACGGCGGAGAATGCGCACGAGAGTGATGTGAACGTTATCAGCTGGAACCATAATGAACCACTCATCGCTAGCG GTGGcgatgatggtgtgctgcatATTTGGGATTTGCGACAGTTCCAGTCGAAAACACCGGTAGCCACCTTTAAACACCACACGGACCACATAACGACCGTCGAGTGGCACCCGAAAGAATCCACCATACTGGCGTCCGGTGGGGATGATGATCAGATTGCCCTGTGGGATCTTTCCGTCGAGAAGGACGATGCGGACGATACGGCGAACGATGATCCGAACCTGAAGGATTTGCCACCACAATTGCTATTCATTCATCAGGGCCAGAGCGAAATTAAGGAACTGCATTGGCATCCGCAGCTGAAGGGTGTGATACTATCTACGGCACACACAGGGTTTAATGTTTTCCGTACGATAAGCGTTTAG
- the LOC126562658 gene encoding basic helix-loop-helix neural transcription factor TAP isoform X2 — translation MPKRKKAPSPKFDLLEDGFDDDLSSNDDKPGTPIQRNAANARERARMRVLSKAFFNLKRNIPWVPADTKLSKLDTLRLAKNYITYLAATLDGQSVEDFSTNLAQPPKTAWPFIFQQVQPHETSSKTKHQQPTSTSTQSTVSFTATPPNVGQSTCSTDQQQKWLDYHQKDVTSGAGVLVSENIKSQTIVPPASNGLVGFSENFVAPSASSMDGGVNDYGTFGDPMGMVTRSATLHHTTQQQQQQHSIMQQDHHQPHHHHYQTSGGGLPLHNDGCHAGGAIGMSGTYHRQHMASIGSD, via the exons AtgccaaaaaggaaaaaagctcCCTCGCCAAAGTTTGATCTGCTCGAGGACGGATTCGATGATGATCTCAGCTCTAATG ACGATAAACCGGGAACACCGATCCAACGCAACGCAGCCAATGCACGTGAACGGGCCCGGATGCGTGTGCTGTCGAAGGCGTTCTTCAACCTGAAGCGTAACATCCCGTGGGTGCCGGCGGACACGAAGCTCTCCAAGCTGGACACGCTGCGGCTGGCGAAAAACTACATCACCTACCTGGCCGCCACACTGGACGGCCAGTCGGTGGAAGATTTCTCCACCAACCTGGCGCAACCACCGAAAACG GCATGGCCTTTTATCTTCCAACAAGTTCAACCACACGAAACGagcagcaaaacgaaacaccaGCAGCCGACGTCAACATCCACCCAGTCAACGGTGTCGTTCACAGCAACACCACCAAATGTCGGTCAATCCACATGTTCCACCGATCAGCAGCAGAAGTGGCTCGACTATCATCAGAAAGATGTCACCTCGGGAGCTGGGGTGCTAGTGTCGGAGAATATCAAATCTCAAACGATCGTTCCACCAGCATCGAACGGTTTGGTTGGATTCTCGGAAAATTTTGTCGCCccttctgccagcagcatggACGGTGGTGTGAACGATTATGGCACGTTTGGTGATCCGATGGGGATGGTGACGAGATCTGCTACCCTTCACCACAcaacccagcagcagcagcaacagcattcAATAATGCAGCAGGATCACCACCAGCCCCACCATCATCACTACCAGACAAGTGGCGGTGGTCTACCGCTGCATAATGATGGATGCCATGCTGGTGGAGCGATTGGAATGTCCGGAACGTACCACCGGCAGCATATGGCCTCGATCGGTAGTGATTGA
- the LOC126562658 gene encoding basic helix-loop-helix neural transcription factor TAP isoform X1, translating into MPKRKKAPSPKFDLLEDGFDDDLSSNESFPSLLVSAARTPGADDKPGTPIQRNAANARERARMRVLSKAFFNLKRNIPWVPADTKLSKLDTLRLAKNYITYLAATLDGQSVEDFSTNLAQPPKTAWPFIFQQVQPHETSSKTKHQQPTSTSTQSTVSFTATPPNVGQSTCSTDQQQKWLDYHQKDVTSGAGVLVSENIKSQTIVPPASNGLVGFSENFVAPSASSMDGGVNDYGTFGDPMGMVTRSATLHHTTQQQQQQHSIMQQDHHQPHHHHYQTSGGGLPLHNDGCHAGGAIGMSGTYHRQHMASIGSD; encoded by the exons AtgccaaaaaggaaaaaagctcCCTCGCCAAAGTTTGATCTGCTCGAGGACGGATTCGATGATGATCTCAGCTCTAATG AATCTTTTCCATCTCTTCTCGTTTCCGCTGCCCGTACTCCCGGTGCAGACGATAAACCGGGAACACCGATCCAACGCAACGCAGCCAATGCACGTGAACGGGCCCGGATGCGTGTGCTGTCGAAGGCGTTCTTCAACCTGAAGCGTAACATCCCGTGGGTGCCGGCGGACACGAAGCTCTCCAAGCTGGACACGCTGCGGCTGGCGAAAAACTACATCACCTACCTGGCCGCCACACTGGACGGCCAGTCGGTGGAAGATTTCTCCACCAACCTGGCGCAACCACCGAAAACG GCATGGCCTTTTATCTTCCAACAAGTTCAACCACACGAAACGagcagcaaaacgaaacaccaGCAGCCGACGTCAACATCCACCCAGTCAACGGTGTCGTTCACAGCAACACCACCAAATGTCGGTCAATCCACATGTTCCACCGATCAGCAGCAGAAGTGGCTCGACTATCATCAGAAAGATGTCACCTCGGGAGCTGGGGTGCTAGTGTCGGAGAATATCAAATCTCAAACGATCGTTCCACCAGCATCGAACGGTTTGGTTGGATTCTCGGAAAATTTTGTCGCCccttctgccagcagcatggACGGTGGTGTGAACGATTATGGCACGTTTGGTGATCCGATGGGGATGGTGACGAGATCTGCTACCCTTCACCACAcaacccagcagcagcagcaacagcattcAATAATGCAGCAGGATCACCACCAGCCCCACCATCATCACTACCAGACAAGTGGCGGTGGTCTACCGCTGCATAATGATGGATGCCATGCTGGTGGAGCGATTGGAATGTCCGGAACGTACCACCGGCAGCATATGGCCTCGATCGGTAGTGATTGA
- the LOC126562658 gene encoding basic helix-loop-helix neural transcription factor TAP isoform X3, which produces MPKRKKAPSPKFDLLEDGFDDDLSSNANARERARMRVLSKAFFNLKRNIPWVPADTKLSKLDTLRLAKNYITYLAATLDGQSVEDFSTNLAQPPKTAWPFIFQQVQPHETSSKTKHQQPTSTSTQSTVSFTATPPNVGQSTCSTDQQQKWLDYHQKDVTSGAGVLVSENIKSQTIVPPASNGLVGFSENFVAPSASSMDGGVNDYGTFGDPMGMVTRSATLHHTTQQQQQQHSIMQQDHHQPHHHHYQTSGGGLPLHNDGCHAGGAIGMSGTYHRQHMASIGSD; this is translated from the exons AtgccaaaaaggaaaaaagctcCCTCGCCAAAGTTTGATCTGCTCGAGGACGGATTCGATGATGATCTCAGCTCTAATG CCAATGCACGTGAACGGGCCCGGATGCGTGTGCTGTCGAAGGCGTTCTTCAACCTGAAGCGTAACATCCCGTGGGTGCCGGCGGACACGAAGCTCTCCAAGCTGGACACGCTGCGGCTGGCGAAAAACTACATCACCTACCTGGCCGCCACACTGGACGGCCAGTCGGTGGAAGATTTCTCCACCAACCTGGCGCAACCACCGAAAACG GCATGGCCTTTTATCTTCCAACAAGTTCAACCACACGAAACGagcagcaaaacgaaacaccaGCAGCCGACGTCAACATCCACCCAGTCAACGGTGTCGTTCACAGCAACACCACCAAATGTCGGTCAATCCACATGTTCCACCGATCAGCAGCAGAAGTGGCTCGACTATCATCAGAAAGATGTCACCTCGGGAGCTGGGGTGCTAGTGTCGGAGAATATCAAATCTCAAACGATCGTTCCACCAGCATCGAACGGTTTGGTTGGATTCTCGGAAAATTTTGTCGCCccttctgccagcagcatggACGGTGGTGTGAACGATTATGGCACGTTTGGTGATCCGATGGGGATGGTGACGAGATCTGCTACCCTTCACCACAcaacccagcagcagcagcaacagcattcAATAATGCAGCAGGATCACCACCAGCCCCACCATCATCACTACCAGACAAGTGGCGGTGGTCTACCGCTGCATAATGATGGATGCCATGCTGGTGGAGCGATTGGAATGTCCGGAACGTACCACCGGCAGCATATGGCCTCGATCGGTAGTGATTGA
- the LOC126561581 gene encoding sarcosine dehydrogenase, mitochondrial — MLRLRTNAVAKFKSHLFGGDRRSAISAASIPTVSRKISTESPVPESADVVIIGGGSAGCNTLYQLAKRGVRAVLLEKSKLTAGTTWHTAGLVWRLRPNDVEIRLLAATRDLLMSLEEETGQNSGWINNGGLFISHSPERLDEYSRLATLGKCFGIESHIISPEESQKLFPALDPSAFTGALYSPGDGVVDPAMMCTALTKGATANGGRVIEDCTVTQIVTGENLLGMKDVRGVMTNKGTIRTNTVVNATGVWGRDLIEPLGVFLPLIPMKHAYVVSETMDTIHQMLPNVRDHDFSLYFRIQGKSICMGGYENNPILLNRVPGDFHFGLYDLDYSVFDTHIQGAVKLCPAFGSAGIKSTICGPESFTPDHKPLMGPDPTVSGLFHSVGYNSAGMMLGGGCAEQLAKWIINERPDRHMFAYDVRRFTPKQKKALNWATERSHEAYTKNYSIVFPHDEPLAGRNFTVDPFHKQMIQYGAVMEERHGWERPGYFLPDETVVVQPYDWYGFYDHPKNANTHYEEALKGDYTFGFSEHHDLIGEEALTCRHDAALFNLSYFSKLFLTGSQAKEAAEWIFTANLDKPINKTVYTCALNKQGGVEGDVTISIVESGLGGLHDPIFKGRGYYIVAGGASAYHTKCHILAAIQEKAFRAVVSDHTEELGVLSLQGPKSRDILQKITDFDLSNEQLLPMNSTAILTIKINPHYSCTVRVLRVSFVGELGYELHIPEESCNDVYNALMKAGYKDSLRNAGYRALYSLSSEKGYHLWGFDLRSDDTPIEANLGFVCRKNGEYQGKEIVDRQRENGVSRRLAFFTLREQVPIWGLEAVYRDGEIVGHLRRGEYGYTLQKPIGQAYVQRSDGSQITNQFLQTGHYQIEVMGKKYDADCHLRSPFDPKGERLLGIYK; from the exons ATGTTAAGATTGAGAACGAACGCggttgcaaaatttaaaagcCACCTTTTTGGAGGTGATCGCCGTAGCGCCATCTCGGCTGCGAGTATACCGACAGTTAGCCGAAAAATTTCTACAGAAAGTCCAGTTCCAGAAAGTGCTGATGTAGTAATTATTG GTGGCGGATCGGCCGGTTGTAACACACTGTACCAGCTGGCCAAACGTGGCGTCCGGGCGGTACTGCTCGAAAAATCAAAGCTAACGGCCGGAACAACGTGGCATACGGCCGGACTGGTATGGCGCCTTCGACCGAACGATGTGGAGATTCGGTTGCTGGCGGCAACGCGCGATCTTCTTATGAGCCTCGAGGAAGAAACGGGCCAAAACTCGGGCTGGATCAACAATGGTGGACTGTTTATTTCGCACTCCCCGGAACGATTGGACGAGTACAGCCGTTTGGCTACGCTGGGCAAGTGTTTCGGGATCGAATCACACATCATTAGCCCTGAAGAGTCACAGAAGCTGTTTCCAGCGCTGGATCCAAGCGCTTTTACCGGTGCGCTGTACTCGCCCGGCGATGGTGTAGTCGATCCGGCCATGATGTGTACTGCGCTGACGAAAGGGGCTACGGCCAATGGTGGGCGCGTGATCGAGGACTGTACCGTAACGCagatcgtgaccggtgagaaTCTGCTCGGCATGAAGGACGTACGCGGTGTTATGACAAACAAAGGCACAATCAGGACGAACACGGTAGTGAATGCGACTGGTGTGTGGGGTCGCGATTTGATTGAACCGTTGGGCGTGTTTTTGCCACTGATTCCAATGAAGCATGCGTACGTAGTGTCGGAAACGATGGATACCATCCATCAGATGTTGCCGAACGTGCGCGATCACGATTTTTCGCTGTACTTCCGCATCCAGGGCAAATCGATCTGTATGGGTGGGTACGAGAACAATCCGATCCTGCTAAACCGTGTTCCGGGAGACTTCCATTTCGGGCTGTACGATCTGGACTATTCGGTGTTCGATACGCACATCCAGGGCGCGGTAAAGCTATGTCCAGCGTTTGGTAGTGCGGGGATAAAGAGTACAATCTGTGGGCCGGAGTCATTTACGCCCGACCATAAGCCCCTGATGGGTCCGGATCCGACGGTGAGTGGATTGTTCCACAGTGTGGGATACAACTCGGCCGGTATGATGCTGGGTGGTGGATGTGCTGAACAGTTGGCGAAATGGATTATTAACGAGCGACCCGATCGGCACATGTTTGCGTACGATGTGCGTCGCTTTACGccgaagcagaagaaggcaCTGAACTGGGCTACGGAACGAAGTCACGAGGCGTATACTAAAAATTATAGCATCGTTTTTCCTCACGATGAACCGCTGGCAGGACGTAACTTTACCGTCGATCCATTCCACAAG CAAATGATCCAATATGGCGCCGTTATGGAGGAGCGACATGGATGGGAACGACCGGGATACTTCCTGCCAGATGAGACGGTTGTAGTGCAACCATACGATTGGTACGGATTCTACGATCATCCCAAGAATGCGAACACACACTACGAGGAAGCACTAAAGGGAGACTACACGTTCGGATTCTCGGAGCATCACGATTTG ATCGGCGAGGAAGCACTAACCTGCCGGCATGATGCAGCACTGTTCAATCTCAGTTACTTTAGCAAACTTTTTCTAACCGGCAGCCAGGCTAAGGAGGCCGCAGAGTGGATCTTTACCGCCAACTTGGATAAACCTATCAACAA AACTGTCTACACGTGCGCACTTAACAAACAGGGCGGTGTGGAAGGTGATGTGACGATCAGTATCGTCGAGTCGGGACTGGGTGGACTGCATGATCCCATTTTTAAG GGTCGTGGATACTATATAGTAGCCGGTGGCGCATCGGCTTACCACACCAAATGTCACATCCTGGCCGCAATTCAGGAGAAAGCGTTCCGTGCCGTCGTGAGCGATCACACCGAAGAGTTGGGCGTTCTATCACTCCAGGGACCGAAAAGTcgtgacattttgcaaaagATTACCGACTTTGACCTGTCGAACGAGCAGTTGCTACCGATGAACTCTACCGCTATTCTGACGATCAAGATCAATCCACACTACAGCTGCACTGTGCGTGTTTTGCGCGTGAGCTTCGTCGGCGAGCTGGGCTATGAATTGCACATCCCAGAGGAAAGCTGTAACGATGTGTACAACGCACTGATGAAGGCGGGCTATAAGGACAGTTTGCGGAATGCGGGCTACCGGGCACTGTACTCGCTCAGCAGCGAGAAGGGCTACCATCTGTGGGGATTCGATCTCCGCTCGGACGATACACCGATCGAGGCAAACTTGGGCTTTGTGTGTCGGAAAAATGGCGAGTACCAGGGCAAGGAGATAGTGGATCGGCAGCGTGAAAATGGCGTTAGTCGTCGGTTGGCCTTTTTCACTCTCCGCGAACAG GTGCCGATCTGGGGCTTGGAAGCGGTCTATCGGGATGGAGAGATCGTGGGCCATTTGCGCCGTGGCGAGTATGGGTACACGCTTCAGAAACCGATTGGCCAGGCGTACGTGCAGCGTTCAGATGGCAGTCAGATTACCAACCAGTTCCTGCAAACGGGCCACTACCAGATCGAGGTGATGGGCAAAAAGTACGATGCCGACTGCCATCTGAGAAGTCCGTTCGATCCGAAAGGTGAACGGTTGCTGGGaatatacaaataa